AATTACaatgaatataattttttaccctttttttgttgcagttccCCTCAACTGAAGTGGAGTGGAAAGCAGTAGCTAAACAATTTGAAGATTACTGGAATTTTCCAAACTGTCTGAGCAATTGATGGAAAGCATGTGAGGATCCAGCCTCGCTCCAGTTCTGGCTCCTATTATTTTAACTACAAGGGGTATTTCAGCATTGTGCTTTTGGCAATAGTTAATgccaaatatgaatttttaatggTTGATCTGGGGAAAAATGGAAGAGTGTCAGATGGTGGAGCCATGGAACAAACCTTTTTTTATCAGCAGCTCAAAAATGACCAATTACACCTACCATCAAATTCTGATTCAAGAAGGGATGaattatgtttttgttgcagATGAAGCTTTTGCATtacataaacatgttttaaagcctttcccacaaaaaaatttgtcacgTGAAAGAAGAATTTACAATTATCGACTTTCTCGAGATAGAAGGGTTGTAGAAAATGCTTTTGGCATACTAGCTAATCGATTTCGCATTTTCCATTCCGCCATAAATCTATCCCCAATAAAAATTGATAGTGTTGTTTTGGCCTGCTGTGTGCTACATAACTTTCTACGCCGCACAAGCAGTGCTTCCTACATGCCAGGAAATATGGTGGACAGAGAGGACATCGATCAACAAACTGTTATATCAGCCGAGTGGCGAAGTGAGCCAAATGGACTTTTGGAACTGCAAGCTGCTACATCACGAAATGCTACTATTGAGGCCAAATTAAGCAGAGAGAAATATGTTGATTTCTTCAATGGCACTGGCGCAGTCAGGCGCGCTCCAGGttgttttgccgcctgaggcagcgtttaaaatgccgccccccctgcCCGTCGTACTTACTTTAAAATCGCCAACGCGGGTCCAGGGGGGGCCGCATTGCCagcgcagagagcgaaattgcgctctctgcgctagaaaagccgaatttccggtttagaaaccggaaattcggatcttaaagttacaaggagcggctttttgccgccccttgtaactgctggggagatgccgcctgaggcaaggtactcaccttgcctcatggcagaaacgcccctgggcGCAGTAGATTGGCAATCAGCTATGGTTTAAAAATGCAATCAGCTATGGTTTTAAAATGCTATCAGCTATGGTTTTATGCTTCAGCAGTTAATGTgtacctaaataaaaaaataaagtaaacataatctttaaaatgtatatattgtgttttttatgaACTTACCTGGGACATATGTTCTGTGTGGTCCCCTTGTTCTTCAAGTACTTGTTCAGCTGTGATGTCATGAGCTTGTATGGCTGTTACATCCTCTGATTGGCTTGCCTGAGTCAGTTCGGATTCAAAATGACTTGAAAAGTTGGACCTGGAGTCCCTTGCCACCTCCTGATCCACTGTAAACAGTAGCAGATCATAGTACCATAGTTTCGGAACATACAAGTCATCAGCTGAGGCACCTGATTTTTTGGAAGCTTGCACtttgtttaattcttttttaaaaacagtccTTATATTGGAAATTTTCATCTTCACAAATTGAACATCAGCTTTGGGGCACACTGATTTGCAAAGGTTTGCCAATTCTTCATATGCCTTTTCTCGTTTCATTTTATTCATGTAATCTCCCGATTTCACTTTCCAGAGACAAGGAAGGGCCCGGTACAATTCAATAAATTCTCTCAGGAATTCTGGGTTGGTAAATTTTTCTGCTGGCATGTTGATAATGTAGCTGAAGAAACAATCAAAACAATGATTAATAGTAATAACTACTGGTGTACAGGTAATTGCATTGACTATGTCATAAAAGGCATACTTACCAAATTATGTTAGTAGACAGCAGCAAGAAAATTCGTAGAAAGACGAAGGGATAATTCTACGATCTAGATCAGCTCGTTCGGTCCCACAAACTGCGGAACAAACGAACGAACGAACGTATTAACTACTGGTGTACAGGTAATTGCATTGACTATGTCATAAAAGGCATACTTACCAAATTATGTTAGTAGACAGCAGCAAGAAAATTCGTAGAAAGACGAAGGGATGATTCTAAGATCTAGATCAGCTTGTTCGGTCCCGCAAACTGCGCAACAAACCAACGAACGAACGTATTTATCGtagatttcactggctcctcctacttCCATTTGTGACATCACACAGGTTCCTCTGATGCAGCAGCACAGTGGAGAAGCCATGGAGGAACACAGTAGCACAAGAAAGCCTACCTATGAGGAAGACAGTGGAAGGAGAAAGTTTACTGCTGAGGAAGACAGTGGAAGGAGAAAGGAGGAAGACAGTGCAAGGAGAAAGTTTACTGCTGAGGAAGACAGTGGAAGGAGAAAGGAGGAAGACAGTGCAAGGAGAAAGTTTACTGCTGAGGAAGGCAGTGGAAGGAGAAAGGAGGAAGACAGTGCAAGGAGAAAGTTTACTGCTGAGGAAGGCAGTGGAAGGAGAAAGGAGGAAGACAGTGCAAGGAGAAAGGCTACTGCTATGTCCAAACAGGAGATGGTGTACATGGTGTCCATCctggaaaaaaaagattatgaCTGCAAAGAGGCAGAGTATTCAAGGCCGAATACAAGGAAAAATAATATCTTGGACATAGTCATCCAAGGGCTTGGAGTAACCAGATCAAAAGACCAGCTTCGTAAAAGATGGTCAGATTTGAAGTTGAGAGAGCGAGAACAACTTCTAAGCATTAGAaggataattaaaaaaagtgaGTATTTTTTGTACTTCACTATATCGAAGTTCTAAGTTTCTAAAACgtgttatttaccttttttttttttacagaacaaaaGCGTAAAAAGTTGCTTTGGACCAGAAAATATTCTAGAGGAAGTGCCTCTTCTTCTGTGGGCAAGCCTGATCCACCAGAgtcagaggattgtgagaaggATGACAGGGAGGAGAATAATGACTCGGATGACACTGTGACCATTGATCCACTTGAGCAGTCCAAAACCTATGCAACCTCTGATGCAACAGAAAATCCAGTGGAAGAGTTGAGTGACACATCTCCTAGCAGCCCATGCATTCTATTAACCAGTACAGGTAGGTTACACATTATAGTTCTAAGCAGCcaccactgttaaaaaaaaaaagaaaaaaaatattaaaacaattttcCACTTTATTTCACAGAAGAATACATTGCACCACAAAAActactgtatctttatacagAGGGACAGCCAGATGTTCAAATTTCAGAAGAGTTTTCCATTGCAGCAGCAACCAAGAACTCTCAAAATATCTTAGGGGATATTGAAAAATGCAAGCAAATCTTggcaaacattaaaaaatctgtaaattcATTAGAAACAACACTTGAGAACATATGCAAAAAAGTTTCTTATGCTGATGAATAATTTGCTGTAAAAATcttgtgcatttttttccccaagtatGTTTATCACATAATGTTTTGCATGTGTTTCAATTGCAACcaatcttttattcttttattcttttaatagTGTTGAATGCTATAAAAAATTGCTGCATAGTGTATGAACATAATATGCTATAGCACGTTGCTTGCTGCATGTGcaggttaaataaatatttttttttaaaaaaaagtattggtcttgcttttatttctattaCCTGTTGCATACATATGGCTTTTAATACATATAGAGATTTTTATGTggtttataatgtttataatgtttttatgtctgtgctgtacaagtggcagcccctcttgtcttgcccaccatctgtctggctgctgtgactgctttGTGTAGTTGTGTATTGGTTGATATTGTTGTCCAGCACCTGTCTGGTTTTTGTGTATCTGATAAAATCAGTATCTATAAAGAGATTACCTGAGATTAAAgttgtaaatgcatttttaacaatCAGACACAGACTGTCTACCCTGCACTTTCACACTTGTAGCAGTGTTTTCACCTCATCAGACAGTAGGAGTGGTGCCAGCATTGTGTCATTGTCTGTAGgatatagtcagtttctccttccaTGCCCCATGCAGACATATgaatttataaataaactatCACATATGAGGTTATAGGATGATATTTCTGTAGTGAGcaccaatttattttctttacatagcTTCATATGGTTAATGAAGCTTAAGCAAAGAATGTTCTGGTCCTTCTGTATATTttcgttggcttgtgctacaatcctgacatgcgcaaagaACGATCGTTCTACGACAAATGTCTTTATTTCACACTCACTGGCCGATTTTATTCCTGAACGACTAAAATTTTTCaactcatccgatcaattttgcgAACGATAATGTTGAGACAATCGTTCGCCCGACGATCGTTCGTACACCATCAACTATCCGATAACTTACCGATATTATCGGAACGTTCTGAGATTggtcgtttggaagtaaaaaatctgcccgtgtatggccacctttacacagttATTTTAGCAACTTGCTGGGTTTTTACCAATTTCCTACAAAGTCTCATAGCTGGCTTTAATTAAACCCCTAGGTACTGTACCAGACCCTGGACTGgcatctgtaggttctggcaaatgccatagaacATAACTATTTAAGTGGGTTGGTAGGGAGCTGTTTGGGAGCTtctaatgccagggcctattttgactcccagcccAGACCTGCACTGTACCCCCTGTAATGGACTATTGCTTCTGCAGTGGAACAATCGGTTTGATAGATCAGGAACACTCCCAGCTTACGTTATTAAATACTCGTGTGTAGTTCTTGTATTAtgctaacttaaaaaaaaatacctagtCATGTCATGACAACAATTATAGTTGTGCCGCACATGACATTTACGCCAGGCAGGGCTGCGCCTCAGCTACATGATAAGTAATGAGTGGGTGTCAGGTTCACATCTATTTGGTAGGGGGATGGAGCACGTTGTGTTGATACACAAAGGGGAGGACTGTGGACAGTGCGGGGAACATACATAAATTCATGCAAGTGCAGCAACTGCTCAGTATACGCTCTGACGTCGTGCAAGAAGGATCTGGTTCGCTATAGCAGTACATTTTATTCTGTCGGGCGTATTTAActctccttatttattattttggtttCTCCTGTTATTCGCCTGCCCTCCAACAGAGCTCGGCGTCAAGGTAAGGCTGGCACAGGCTGAGGGGGGCTAAGCAATGGCATGTGGGTGGGATCGTTCTCTCagcatttacctttttttctgggaTTTTGGAAGAGTCCAACCTCGCGGACTGTTACTGTCATTTAGTTCTAACTTTAATCTGTTGTGAGTATATGTGCAGAAGACAGCTGTACTATTACATATAAGTTTAATATAATGACGATTCGTTGTTAGGGCTGGCCAGGAAGGTTTCATTGGTTCTATGGGAGGGataagatggatacagtagataCAAGTACAAAcaaatcatatatattatatatatatacacatcagcAATGTAGAACTTGCAGGATTCTAGTTGCTTTTGAACTGGAAATTGACACATCTCCCGAACAACATCCCTCACCCCTCAGATGAGTTCTCTGCCTTTGTGTATTGCCAGCAGCCCACCTTCTTCCATCTCCAGCATCACTATTTATTCATTTGTACAGACACTGCCATTGCTATTATATGCCAATTATATTCAGTGAATGCTCAGGCTTATTATATGAGTTGGTACTCTGGGTAGAAATGTCTGATTGTATTAGATGACAATGGTGTGAGCAGCAGGCCGGTCTGGCAGTGGTTTGTAAGCAGACTGCAGTGTATAGGAAGGACTGGCTGCTGCAACATTCAGCAGGAGTTGCATCAGATTCTGCTGCCTGGGAGGAAGGGAATGGGGCGAGAGAAGAGATGATTGAGAACAAGGAGTGGCTTTATGACACATAATTGCATGACGCACCAGAACACTGTATACACAAATGCCGACAAGAGTTTTCCTGTTCCATGCGATCAATTTCCATCTGTAAAGAATCTTGTAGCCACCAATCTTGTATGTACAGAGAATGTGTGCTCTAATTTcacataatttttattttctatcctcttcagaaatataaataatgtcTGCCTTGACAATATTTTGATTTGATTCATGTTGTAGATATTACAGGAGCCCcccacccccccttttttttttctggcagccATTAGTATTAATAGTATATTAAATGCCTCCAGAGACCCATATCTTGTATTTTGGCTCAGGGAATGATTGTACCATGTGACCGTCCCTCCCCCTAATTTGCTAGTGTGATTACAGCACAGTTAGAGaacaaaaatgtgcatttatcAGGTAGGCAAACAATAAACTCATCCGCGTACCTTTCTTATTGTAGGTGGTAAATCTTTCTTTTGCAGCGCAGCAACAGTCATATTAATTAGGAGTTAGAATTGCATAGAAAGACTGCATCTTATGTCTGAAGGGCAAACAATGTAATGCTCTTGGAGGGATTACATGACGACTGCGCATGGCCTTGGAATGCATTAGATTGACAGCTATGGGtggaaaaggaggaggggtgggGGTGGGTGGGATGTAACCTCAGCTAGTACTTTTCCATCGACCCCCTTCCACTTACTCATGATCACGTGCTTCAAGTGGCACACTGCAGTATTGATTTTGTCTTCTCTCAGAGACAGACACGAAGCTGAGCAGCAACAGCAGTTACACCATCTCAAGCAAGGCTCAGGAACCCGTATTACCTCATTAGACTGGAAACAATACAACGCATTGACTGCCAGGCAAAGCAAATCCTAAACATGAACCAAGAGGAGGTCCTTAATGTGGCTCTTGATGAAGACAGCTCCAACAGCAACGATGATTTCAATTATTCGGAATACCAACCAAAGAACCACCCGATTAAAAGGTCAGTGAGCGTTCCTACGCGTTTAGCTCTTATCGGAACAAAAGacgtttttttattctgatctaaGAAATCAacgtaaatacattttaatggtaTGAAATGTATGTTCATAGAAAGGTTTACTATCTGTAAGCTCTGAGACAGGGCAACATAAGGCAATATTTATGACCTGTATTTTCATACTGTATTTCCCTTTGCCTCACAGCCATTATGACATGGATgttgaaaatgtacattttcttctTGAGCCAACAATGTCAAAAAAGAAATGCGAAACAGAATATGTAAGTATACATATATGCCCTATATGGAAATTTTTACTGCAGATTATTTTTCCCAGTGCAATTTAGAGCGTTTAATACACCCTAAtcctaataaatatttgtttccaACCTTATAGCTTCCCGGAACCACATCATTCGGCATGTCAGTATTTAACCTTAGCAATGCAATTGTTGGAAGTGGTATACTTGGCCTTTCATATGCAATGGCCAACACAGGAATTGCCCTGTTCATGTaagtatttcatatatatatggtTACCAGTTCATCCAGGACTCTTTCCTTTTAATTCTTTCATGTGGCTTGCTGGAATTGTTTATATGTACATCTCCTTTTGCTATCAATCCTGTAATACTGAAAATGTTAAtagaaactattaaaaagaaaagaatccaGCTAATAGGGGTGCATGGTTTGCATTTAAATACAATTGCAATAAGTCCTCCAACATGCATTTGTTAGACACGTCCTTAGGTTTTCAAGTCATCTGGTGACcttattcaaatatttataatacactgAACAGTTAGCTAATGAGTTGGCACATTTCTTTGTTCAGGAGTTATGAATGAGCATTTAGAATTGGGAAGCCAACCAACAACTCTACAACTGTTATTGAACTTTAAATTCCCCAGACATCATCTGTCAGGATGTTAAGGGACTTGTAGCTCCACAATAGCTGGGGGCACAGGTGTGTTTTAGATTGTGTGGCCTACAACTTTGACAATGAATGATTTttgaatacatttacattttaaaaaagaaatgttttcctaGAAACCAGCAAAACCTTTAAATTGTTTATAGACTTATGTTTTCATGTACGCGTCAAAGGGTATATGATCACCCTACAACTTGCTATATGCAAAACAGTTGTAGGACTTTGTGCCATGGGCCAAATGATCAGTTCTGGCTGAAGAAtttgatttattaaggttcaagttgtgttttccacgaaaattcaagttttcaaaggttttttttttttggtcaattaatttttcgggggaaaaaaactaaaaatttttgagatttattatacccagatccaggaaatagctagaatctgaaaatacacaatCTAATAGCAGttgaggtaatgtagaagtcaatggcagaggccccttaaaccatttgaagatgttgatagactacatgatgttcaagtttatttttttggagggttttgcccgaaaacttgatcaatgagagcaattcaaggttttttttatttgttaaccccaaactcactgattcaaattttttcttaaattagaaaccatttgagctGTAAGTTCATTTGAATTAATTCGAGGtgtaaaaaaaactcgacctatgctaaataacccccttaatgtcagacATGTTTTCTAGGGGACCATTGTCTTTGCCCTTGGATTTATAGTCTCAAATTCACCAAAAATGGTGTCAGTTACTGCTTCTTTGATCTTAGAATTAtgagttattatttttttacataataaaacagaattttcTTTTGCTTGGGGAGAAAATTACCTTTAAAAGTTTTATCACTCTATTCATTAAGCTCAAAAACCTATTGTAATTAGCAATATTTTTACAAGTTTTAATTTTTGGCACACACAGCACTGGTCCTAAATTACATATGGGCCTATTgctgtataggagaaaagaaggaaagtatccccgtcttcttaatcagagaattttattgtattttttctgattaagaagatggggatactttccttcttttctcctatacaaaaaTTGAATACTGATGGAAGTCAGATCCCCTCTTTTTAGttaattttatatatctgaagttagATCATTCTTTTTTATTGATATGGGCCTATTGCCTCATAATTGCTTAGTGCTGTCCATCTGTTTCAATGTAGTGGGCCAGTTATACATTTTACTATGTTTGAGGgacagattataataaaatgatgatgtcatccaAATGGGTCATTGGAGCTGCAAAACTGCCTGGGAACCATAAAAAGCACTTGCAGGACCACATGAGGCCCTGGCCCtccaactattttttaaaaaaaatagattttcaagatttatcatactctggcagtttaagaactcaaattagactattcgtcacctaaaacctgctgaattgcaagtcaatgggagacatcctgggatcaatttggagttgtttgcagccttcctggcattcaagtttttttcagagaaaaaaattgaaatcgagtttttaaaccttgaatcaaattcgattctaattagtttcgagttttcaggtcaatcATATTCACCCCGAGTtaaacaaattcgattttttttttaataaattttgtgtGGGATTTTcgagtttgtgggagtttttaaaaactcacatgaattcaaaattttgataaatgtgcctgtagGTGTCGCCTGATAGGTGCGCCCCCGCCCATACCTGCATTTGCTATAggtaaaatgaatttgttttgtttttgttgaagCTGAAAATGTTACTCTATTTTGAATTCAGTTCGCTTTTTTTAATGCTGTgttttctgtttctctgtaggATTCTCTTGGTGTTTGttacaatattttctttatattccatTCATCTACTTCTAAAAACTGCAAATGAAGGAGGTAAACTTGTGCTCAGTTCTGAAATCTACTTGTGTAGTTTTGAAGTGATTTATAAGCTTGCTATTTATCACATTACTAAACGTTTTGATTTATATTTGGATCGTTCTAGGTTCTCTGTTATATGAACAACTGGGATTAAAAGCATTTGGAATACCTGGAAAACTTGCTGCTTCTGGCTCTATTACACTGCAAAATATTGGAGGTATGGACAttaatgttttttggttttttataaaaagaatatGCTTATGTTTTCATAATATCTGAGAAAACATATAGTAGGAGccccatttttcaggggaccagaaaaaatggtgtaaaatcagggaaatgcattatatataggGGGGCCACGaacaatggtgtaaaatgagcggaaacttaaaatcaggggatgtaaaactgaGGTATCACAGTAGTTCTTTTATATCCATTGGTATAGGCTATCAGAGGCTGGGGTAGCCGGTAGTAGATTTACATAACACAAATAGTATCAAATATGTAATGTAACcacaaaatttttataaaatgttatcttCCTTTACAGCGATGTCAAGCTATCTCTATATAGTGAAGTATGAACTGCCACTTGTAATAAAAGAATTGCTGGGCCTTACACAGGGCAATGGGTATGTATTTTACTAAAATGTAAGTTTCAGATAACAACAGTTAACATTTTTAAGGACTGTGCTACATTGTCATTATAATTATCTGTATGTCTTTATATCTTTTATTTAGCAGTGATATTACTACTACTACCACTTACTTCAAATCCTTAAAGAATATttacttattaaaggagaaggaaagctatggaggcattttattgccaatagattagctgcaatagtgcaagctagaatgctatatttattctatagaatgttttaccatacatgagtaaaaagctctagaaactctctgtttgtttaggataggagctgcagtattaacatggtgtgacatcacttcctgcctgagtctatctctgctctgggctcagattacagtagagaagggggggaggagcaaactgagcatgcttttgcccagggcaatgaggtttaaactgaaggcaggaagtctgatacagaagcccatgtgtacacaatagaaggaaagaaatgcagtgtttattttgacaggggactcagagcagcactactttgggggtttactggtatatttcgatggacctttctgataaggcttacttggttttaacctttccttctcctttaaggatatatAGCAAAATATCAAAGTGTGTATCTTTATgtcatgcattgttttttttatcacttcCAGTAAGGTATTTATAtctttttgcattttagtgaatggtATTTAAATGGAGATTACCTTGTCATCATGGTTTCTCTGTTTATCATATTTCCTTTGTCACTGCTGCGGAACCTAGGTGAGATTTTATTTACCTGATACCATTTTAAATATTGCATACTAATCAACTACATCCAGTATGAGTTAGTAAGTTTGATTGCTGCCACTCTTGTTTTTTCTTATTGTATTTAAATCATTACCTTTGCATGGACAGATCAACAGATTGAGTTTGGAATGCGTTCACAACCTTGAACAAAAGTGTTCAGCCAAATTCCAATATTAAAAGTCACGTTACTGTATAACACTCAACAGATTCAGTGGTATTCAGTTGAATTAACTTTGTGCATCCCTAACTGATACAAGGCCAAAGGGTAGAAGACCTAGTTGTGCACAATTACATCAGtattaaatatgttatatataactGCCACAGGAATGAAATCCAACAATAAAATCACGTATCTAAATAGCTTACATTCTGTTTTCGTAAATCTTCTGTTTTATGCATGTTAGTTGTTAAGCTACAATAACTTCATGGAATAGGATTTTGTTAAAACATTGCTGTGTTTGGTTTGTGTGGATACACAAGGTGAAAGGTATAAAAGTATACATAAATTAACTTGCAAAGTCAAgaaatctttttaataaaatagcaatGCAATTTTTTACAATGTAAACAGTCAATTATTCCAGTGCATCAGTTGTTGGGCTGTCGCTATAGTTTTCTGGAAGAGGTCTTCCTGTTTTCACTACCTGACACCCCATGTTTACTTTCTGCAtaatatcatatttatatttttttgcttaaaacttatgtattttgtttttatttttctagggTACTTGGGCTATACAAGTGGCTTTTCACTTATGTGCATGGTCTTTTTTCTCATTGTTGTAAGTATATTAGTTTATTATTACAAGTATTTCATAAACTTGAATAGCTGCTTTACTGTTAAGAGCATTGTTAGCAATACATGCCAATAAAATTGCTCTAAACTCTCTTGGGAATGTTGTGTTGGGAATGTTGTGTTTGTGCAAGGAGTAATTACAATTACATGGTCTTATTTTTGaatggtatttatttattattatgtatttcattattataaaatgaatgttaaaaatatgaatgtttttatGTCTAGGTTATTTACAAGAAATTTGAGATTCCGTGTCCTTTAGAATATGAGGCCATGAACATGACTTTAAACGCAACATTGGATCAGCTGTCGTCCCATAATGTGACAGATGATGAGATGTGCAAACCGAAGTATTTTGTATTTAACTCCCAGGTAAGTAATGTTCCAAGGAACTTGGGGGTAGTGAAAACTGacgacccgaccctaacccgccgaTCTGCTTCCCTTTTTATACCCGCGCCCGGGGCAGGCAGGCCCACGTTTAGAAATAGATTCTACTAGAAGTAGCGCATACTTACGTGAATTCCTTATGCATGTTTAGGCCCAAACCCGACCTTCGGGTATCGGGCCAGCACACACATCACTACTTGGGGGTCCAGGTGGAACCTCATTTTAGGCCTTTATTAGAGGGCTTTGGAAGCAGTTATtggattattattatcctttgtttATATGGCATTTGCAcgtttatgcagtgctttacagatagGATAGATTTAATAGGTTTCTAGGGCAAGGTGAAATCTCAAGAGTTAGTAGCACCATTATGTTGACCTGACCAATCTCTGCAATAGGAATACCACAAACATATATTTATCCATTTACcacttttaaaaaatggttaATGTGTCTTTAAAGTGACACCCACACCTTCCTGTTAGGGTTTAGAGAAATGAGTCACTATCACCGTAAACAATTCtttttggtgtttttattttaaaaatcgcaattattatttttaattatttaaagagATGCAATAGATTAAATGAATTTGaagaattaatacatttattttatttttttattttctagacTGTGTATGCTGTACCTATCTTGACCTTTTCTTTTGTCTGCCACCCGGCTGTTCTTCCTATTTACCAAGAACTTAAAGGGTAAGCTGTTATACATAGATAATGTTTTTGTCAATTTTAAAGGATCAGCAATGGTACAACCAAATTGCTTTATACAACAGCGTTCACAAGAGCTTATAAATTTGAATGCAATTTTCTACTTAGACTAaaatttagaaatacatttaggATGAGTCTGTTATTATAGATGAGGACATTTTTAACTTAACAAAACTGACGTCTAGAGCAAAACATGCACCAGGtacatattttcttattttaacaAAGGGATTGGGAATTGGATGGGCAAGGGGAATATAGATGTGAATCGTTAaag
Above is a genomic segment from Xenopus laevis strain J_2021 chromosome 3L, Xenopus_laevis_v10.1, whole genome shotgun sequence containing:
- the LOC108705598 gene encoding vicilin-like seed storage protein At2g18540; translation: MQQHSGEAMEEHSSTRKPTYEEDSGRRKFTAEEDSGRRKEEDSARRKFTAEEDSGRRKEEDSARRKFTAEEGSGRRKEEDSARRKFTAEEGSGRRKEEDSARRKATAMSKQEMVYMVSILEKKDYDCKEAEYSRPNTRKNNILDIVIQGLGVTRSKDQLRKRWSDLKLREREQLLSIRRIIKKKQKRKKLLWTRKYSRGSASSSVGKPDPPESEDCEKDDREENNDSDDTVTIDPLEQSKTYATSDATENPVEELSDTSPSSPCILLTSTEEYIAPQKLLYLYTEGQPDVQISEEFSIAAATKNSQNILGDIEKCKQILANIKKSVNSLETTLENICKKVSYADE
- the slc38a2.L gene encoding solute carrier family 38 member 2 L homeolog — encoded protein: MNQEEVLNVALDEDSSNSNDDFNYSEYQPKNHPIKSHYDMDVENVHFLLEPTMSKKKCETEYLPGTTSFGMSVFNLSNAIVGSGILGLSYAMANTGIALFMILLVFVTIFSLYSIHLLLKTANEGGSLLYEQLGLKAFGIPGKLAASGSITLQNIGAMSSYLYIVKYELPLVIKELLGLTQGNGEWYLNGDYLVIMVSLFIIFPLSLLRNLGYLGYTSGFSLMCMVFFLIVVIYKKFEIPCPLEYEAMNMTLNATLDQLSSHNVTDDEMCKPKYFVFNSQTVYAVPILTFSFVCHPAVLPIYQELKGRSRKRMMNVSNVSFFAMFVMYLLAALFGYLTFYSNVESELLHTYSKVMGAGVIFVVVRFAVLMAVTLTVPIVIFPIRSSLNELFCSGKDFTWMRHILITVLILGLTNVLVIFVPTIRDIFGFIGASAASMLVFILPSAFYIRLVKKESMKSVQKIVALLFLVGGIVVMIVSMTLIVLDWIHNSA